CAGAACTCAACTCCCCCAAACAGTGAGGTTGCACAACACGATCCTTTTGCAGCCCTGAGATTTCGCGACTATCGCTTATTTACGATTGGTCGTCTGCTGCTGTTCACGGGGTCGCAAATGCAGACTGTAGCGATTGGCTGGGAACTCTATGAGCGTACTAGCTCAGCTTTAGTGTTAGGTGGCGTAGGATTAGCGCAAGTACTGCCCATGATCGCCCTCACCTTGATTGCTGGAGATGTCGCCGATCGCCGTGCTCGCAAACTTACGATGTTGCTATCAGTGCTGCTGCTAGCCCTCTGCTCATTGGCTTTAGCGGTGCTTTCCTTTACTAAAGGTGCAGTTTTTCTAATCTACGCCTGTTTGGTATTAACAGGTGTTGCCAGGGCATTCTCGAAGCCTGCCAGTGATGCTTTGATGTGGCAATTGATACCAGTCAGCGCTTTTACAAATGCAGCCACTTGGAATAGCAGTAGCTTTCAGTTGGCCGCAGTCATTGGGCCAGCCTTGGGCGGATTTGGGATTGCACTTCTGGGAAGTGCTACAGGAGTATATGTTTTAGCTGCGATCGCAGCTTTGCTGTGTTTTATTTTAACGGTAGCAATTAAAGAGAAAAAAACTACTCGCTCAACCGAGCCACTTTCATTTAAAGCACTGGCGGCTGGTGCTAAATTTGTTTGGCAAAATCAGTTGATTTTAGCAGCCATAACATTGGATATGTTTGCAGTATTGTTGGGGGGTGCGATCGCACTATTACCTATCTTTGCCAAAGATATTCTGCACGTAGGGCCAGTAGAGTTGGGATATCTCCAAGCAGCCCATTCTATTGGTGCGTTGATTATGGCAGTTACCTTGGCATATCTGCCACCGTTACGCAAAGCCGGCCCAGCCTTATTATGGTCAGTGGTTGGCTTTGGCATTGTGACAATTATCTTTGGGCTTTCGCGTTGGTTTTGGCTGTCTATGCTGATGCTGACACTCGGCGGCGCACTAGATAGTATTAGCGTTGTGATTCGCCATACTTTGGTTCAAATTAGAACTCCTGATCATTTACGTGGTCGGGTTGCAGCTATCAACAGTGTATTTATTAGTGCCTCAAATGAGTTAGGCGGCTTTGAGTCAGGCTTAACAGCCGCCTTTTTTGGCCCAGTACTTTCTGTTGTTGGTGGTGGAATTGGCACAATTGTTGTAGTGATGGCAGTAGCTATGATTTGGCCAGGAATTGCCAAGTTAGGGGCATTGCAAGAGTTTCAATGACCCCCACCTAGCTTAGGCTGAGGTGGGGGAGTGGTCGGAGATAACCCGACCGTAGCTGCGAATAGCTCAGCAGATGTTTACGGATCAGACACTACCAGTTACTTCTCTCGACTGGGTTATTTGTGAGGGGATGGAATCTTATCCAGCGAGGTTTAGGCTCGGACACACCGTAAGCATTGAGCTAAGAGACATTAAGTTTTGGGATTATCTCTCTAACAACTTATGCAACGAATTTCAGTTCTCAATCCAGATCATAGTCCTGCAATGCCAACAAAACTTCAACGCGCCGAACGTTGGGTCGAAGAAGGTAGAGCAGAATGGGTCTACACCGATTTGCGGATCAAGGCAGTTCGACTGTTGTCTGAACCGTCAGGACGCGAATCTCACTTCTGCACCGTTTGTGATTGTTCGTCGTCCACCTATTTCAAGAAGACAGCTTCACTTGATGGTTCCTTCTATTGGGAATGTACCCCGTAAATATGGCGGAACAACCACGCGACATGGATTCAGAAAGGGGGATTTGGTCAAAGCAGAGATGGCAAAACGAATCAGTATTGGATGGGTGAGTGGCGACACCACTCGTCAAATTAGTGTTTCCGATTTTGATTGGAAACGATTGGGGCAGTTTACTGCTTCTAAAGTTCAGTTGATCCGACGCGCAACGGGTCTACTGGTTTCGTGTCCACAGAGATTGTCAGTTTAGCGGCTCGACGCCGCTAAACTGACACTCAAGCATCCTCCCCCACAGTAGTGCGCTCTTGATGGGGGTGTCTCGGAGAA
This region of Nostoc sp. UHCC 0302 genomic DNA includes:
- a CDS encoding MFS transporter, giving the protein MSSSKQNSTPPNSEVAQHDPFAALRFRDYRLFTIGRLLLFTGSQMQTVAIGWELYERTSSALVLGGVGLAQVLPMIALTLIAGDVADRRARKLTMLLSVLLLALCSLALAVLSFTKGAVFLIYACLVLTGVARAFSKPASDALMWQLIPVSAFTNAATWNSSSFQLAAVIGPALGGFGIALLGSATGVYVLAAIAALLCFILTVAIKEKKTTRSTEPLSFKALAAGAKFVWQNQLILAAITLDMFAVLLGGAIALLPIFAKDILHVGPVELGYLQAAHSIGALIMAVTLAYLPPLRKAGPALLWSVVGFGIVTIIFGLSRWFWLSMLMLTLGGALDSISVVIRHTLVQIRTPDHLRGRVAAINSVFISASNELGGFESGLTAAFFGPVLSVVGGGIGTIVVVMAVAMIWPGIAKLGALQEFQ